A part of Synechococcus sp. KORDI-49 genomic DNA contains:
- a CDS encoding DUF3685 domain-containing protein, translating into MAVTSPVRILLLAPDLLAESLALQLTAADESLEVMLRPEQLAGHPALVIWSLDRVISLTAIEREARRLQERWQPAPLLLLLPADLSLDRDQILSLPAAGLLQNADLATLQQAVTTVLGGGRVVDVNPVEAGSSTAASAPMGLGQWLLVSGLQQISQDLQMIEALLMPPPADPLLRFLLEGRRRELAAARSLLLWIWGPLQLGLQDAVPLTTTHDRSAPVESASVAITLRERNAIAVWGAIRSRLDGSVQAGLSNATGSLLALEGLNPERRRQLLLALLQQLDLVLARLRGSDGDPVQSGAWAELQPELRRQALTAMAGSYVRLPREGTLLPVAESLLGEADLSAVDEELPDPSRMLTPLLVDQPVLVNGQLLPADDPRALLQLESLVSNWLVRTAELISAELLDACGAWPELRRYLLGERYLATRELERLRNQLNTQWRWEAWIERPVQLYESRRVLFQLRQGRIEPLQLTEPRDRELNQLGWWQRQVALLLETRDALAPQVQALVQRIGDLAVVLLTQVVGRAIGLIGRGIAQGMGRSLGRG; encoded by the coding sequence TTGGCTGTCACTTCTCCGGTGCGGATTCTGCTGCTGGCGCCGGATCTGCTTGCCGAAAGCCTCGCTCTGCAGCTGACCGCAGCGGACGAATCCCTGGAGGTGATGCTGCGTCCCGAGCAGCTGGCCGGTCACCCGGCCCTGGTGATCTGGTCGCTGGATCGCGTCATCAGCCTCACGGCCATCGAGCGCGAGGCACGTCGTTTGCAGGAACGCTGGCAACCGGCGCCGCTGTTGCTGCTGCTGCCTGCCGATCTCAGCCTCGATCGCGACCAGATCCTCTCGCTGCCCGCGGCGGGGCTGCTGCAGAACGCCGACCTGGCGACGCTGCAGCAGGCCGTGACCACCGTGCTGGGTGGTGGCCGGGTGGTGGATGTGAACCCGGTCGAAGCAGGGAGTTCAACAGCCGCGTCTGCTCCCATGGGACTGGGGCAGTGGTTGCTGGTGAGCGGCCTGCAGCAGATCAGTCAGGACCTGCAGATGATCGAGGCGCTGCTGATGCCGCCTCCGGCGGATCCATTGCTGCGGTTTCTGCTGGAGGGACGACGGCGAGAACTGGCGGCGGCCCGCTCGCTGCTGCTCTGGATCTGGGGCCCCCTGCAGCTCGGTCTGCAGGATGCGGTGCCTCTCACGACCACCCACGATCGCAGCGCTCCGGTGGAGTCCGCCTCCGTTGCAATCACGCTGAGAGAACGCAATGCCATCGCTGTCTGGGGTGCGATCCGCAGCCGTCTGGATGGTTCGGTGCAGGCCGGCCTGAGCAATGCCACCGGCAGTCTGCTGGCGCTGGAGGGCCTGAATCCGGAGCGTCGACGTCAGCTGTTGCTTGCACTTCTGCAGCAACTGGATCTGGTGCTCGCCAGGTTGCGCGGCAGCGATGGCGATCCGGTGCAGAGCGGAGCCTGGGCTGAACTGCAACCGGAACTGCGCCGCCAGGCCCTCACCGCGATGGCTGGCAGCTACGTCCGGCTCCCCAGGGAAGGCACGCTTCTGCCGGTGGCGGAGTCGCTGCTGGGGGAGGCTGATCTTTCCGCCGTTGATGAGGAGTTGCCGGATCCCTCCCGCATGCTCACCCCGCTGCTGGTGGATCAGCCGGTGCTGGTGAACGGTCAGCTGCTGCCGGCGGATGATCCCCGCGCTCTGCTGCAGCTGGAGTCGTTGGTGAGCAACTGGTTGGTGCGCACCGCCGAACTGATCAGCGCGGAACTGCTGGATGCCTGTGGTGCCTGGCCGGAACTGCGCCGTTATCTGCTGGGTGAGCGCTATCTGGCCACCCGGGAACTGGAGCGTCTGCGCAACCAGCTCAACACGCAGTGGCGCTGGGAGGCCTGGATCGAGCGGCCCGTGCAGCTGTATGAGAGCCGTCGGGTGCTGTTCCAGTTGCGACAGGGACGGATCGAACCGCTCCAGCTCACCGAGCCGCGTGATCGCGAGCTCAATCAGCTCGGCTGGTGGCAGCGGCAGGTGGCGCTGCTGCTGGAGACCCGTGATGCGCTGGCCCCGCAGGTTCAGGCTCTGGTGCAGCGCATCGGTGATCTGGCGGTGGTTCTGCTCACCCAGGTGGTGGGACGGGCGATCGGACTGATCGGCCGCGGCATCGCCCAGGGCATGGGCCGCAGCCTGGGACGGGGCTGA
- a CDS encoding L,D-transpeptidase, with product MTIRPILLAALLGLGIVSVAPAQAETSIRISLKDRYLTLLDDGKEIGKYPVAIGAPESPTREGSYAVTKMDPQPVYHKKGKVIAPGPENPVGVRYVAYVQIGRDEYAIHGTAWPSWVKLRAAVSLGCIRMLNNDVIQVFNRIKVGTPVLVTKN from the coding sequence ATGACCATCCGTCCGATCCTGCTGGCCGCCCTGCTGGGGCTCGGCATTGTTTCGGTGGCGCCGGCTCAGGCAGAGACCTCGATCCGGATCAGCCTCAAGGATCGCTATCTCACCCTTCTCGATGACGGGAAGGAGATCGGCAAGTACCCGGTGGCCATCGGGGCACCTGAATCACCGACACGGGAGGGAAGCTATGCGGTCACGAAGATGGATCCTCAGCCGGTTTATCACAAGAAAGGCAAGGTGATCGCGCCGGGCCCGGAGAACCCTGTTGGGGTTCGGTATGTGGCTTATGTGCAGATCGGGCGCGATGAATACGCCATCCACGGCACGGCCTGGCCCAGCTGGGTGAAACTTCGCGCTGCCGTGAGCCTGGGCTGCATCCGCATGCTCAACAATGATGTGATTCAGGTGTTCAACAGAATCAAGGTGGGCACCCCGGTGCTCGTCACCAAGAACTGA
- the hisA gene encoding 1-(5-phosphoribosyl)-5-[(5-phosphoribosylamino)methylideneamino]imidazole-4-carboxamide isomerase: MEIIPAIDLLDGACVRLHQGDYDQVTRFSDDPVAQARSWQAQGATRLHLVDLDGARRGEPVNDAVVRAITASLDIPVQLGGGVRSLERAEDLLACGLDRVILGTVAIEQPQLVTELAGRHPGRIIVGIDAKHGRVATRGWIEQSDVLATELAERLSNAAIAAIISTDIATDGTLAGPNLQALRAMAEASRVPVIASGGIGCMADLLSLLALEPLGVSGVVVGRALYDGRVDLAEAISAIGEGRLQDPVEHMADLA; encoded by the coding sequence ATGGAGATCATCCCCGCCATCGATCTGCTCGACGGTGCCTGCGTGCGGCTGCATCAGGGGGATTACGACCAGGTGACCCGCTTCAGCGATGACCCGGTGGCCCAGGCCCGCAGCTGGCAGGCCCAGGGCGCCACCCGTTTGCATCTGGTGGATCTCGATGGGGCCCGGCGTGGCGAGCCGGTGAACGATGCAGTGGTGCGGGCCATCACCGCCAGTCTTGATATCCCGGTGCAGCTGGGTGGCGGTGTGCGGTCGCTGGAGCGTGCCGAGGATCTGCTGGCCTGCGGTCTGGACCGGGTCATCCTCGGCACCGTGGCCATCGAGCAGCCGCAGCTGGTGACGGAGCTGGCCGGGCGTCATCCCGGCCGCATCATCGTGGGCATCGATGCCAAGCATGGCCGGGTGGCCACCCGCGGCTGGATCGAGCAGAGCGACGTTCTGGCCACGGAGCTGGCGGAACGGTTGAGCAATGCCGCCATCGCTGCGATCATCTCCACTGACATCGCCACCGATGGCACCCTGGCCGGGCCGAATCTGCAGGCTCTGAGGGCCATGGCCGAGGCCAGCCGCGTGCCGGTGATCGCCTCCGGCGGCATCGGTTGCATGGCGGATCTGCTGTCGCTGCTGGCCCTGGAACCACTGGGAGTGAGCGGCGTGGTGGTGGGACGAGCGCTCTATGACGGCCGGGTGGATCTGGCCGAGGCCATCAGCGCCATCGGCGAAGGCCGTCTGCAGGATCCCGTCGAGCACATGGCCGATCTGGCCTGA
- a CDS encoding thylakoid membrane photosystem I accumulation factor — MASLLRLLLSLSVALLLIVRPAYAVLNDDSYDGNIYALYAGNGSLVPPTSTLKESRAAGRTSVLIFYLDDSAVSKRFAPVVSELQRLWTRSIDLLPLTTDELQGRESGAAADEPARYWNGRIPQVVVIAPDGRVVLDQDGQVPLAVINGAIAEATGLPAPELPSINPEGRFNEVNIEVTAN; from the coding sequence ATGGCATCCCTGCTCCGCCTGCTGCTCAGCCTGAGCGTCGCGCTGCTGCTGATCGTGCGTCCGGCCTACGCCGTGCTCAACGACGACAGTTACGACGGCAACATCTATGCCCTCTATGCCGGCAATGGATCCCTGGTGCCGCCGACCAGCACCCTGAAGGAATCACGGGCGGCCGGTCGCACCTCGGTTCTCATCTTTTACCTGGATGACAGTGCCGTGAGCAAACGCTTCGCACCGGTGGTCTCCGAACTGCAGCGGCTGTGGACCCGCAGCATCGATCTGCTTCCCCTCACCACCGATGAGCTGCAGGGACGCGAGAGCGGAGCCGCCGCTGATGAACCGGCTCGCTACTGGAACGGGCGGATCCCTCAGGTGGTGGTGATCGCCCCCGACGGGCGGGTGGTGCTGGATCAGGACGGTCAGGTGCCGCTGGCGGTGATCAATGGCGCCATCGCTGAGGCCACCGGTCTGCCGGCACCGGAACTCCCGTCCATCAACCCGGAAGGACGTTTCAACGAGGTGAACATCGAGGTCACGGCGAACTGA
- a CDS encoding DUF3727 domain-containing protein, which yields MRDPGPSSSGDVPTVLVRDREGHDLLCFLEQLIPLDGEDYALLTPVDTPVSLFRLSDGDSPEPITTVASSEPILSVADVVLQEHDLTLVRSAVTLTVSGELDEPDPDELEDDEDDEDDEETETYELLVSFMVDQQEYGLYIPLDPFFVVARMVDGQAELVEGEDFDRIQPRIEAEIEEREWPE from the coding sequence ATGCGTGACCCCGGGCCCAGCAGCAGCGGTGATGTGCCCACCGTCCTCGTTCGCGATCGCGAGGGCCATGATCTGCTCTGCTTCCTCGAGCAGCTGATCCCGCTGGATGGCGAGGACTACGCCCTGCTGACCCCGGTGGACACCCCGGTGTCCCTGTTCCGCCTCAGCGATGGGGATTCGCCGGAGCCGATCACGACGGTCGCCAGCAGTGAGCCGATCCTCTCGGTGGCCGATGTCGTGCTGCAGGAGCACGACCTCACCCTGGTGCGCTCCGCCGTCACGCTCACCGTCAGCGGTGAACTGGACGAGCCGGATCCGGACGAACTCGAGGACGACGAGGACGATGAGGACGATGAAGAGACGGAAACCTATGAGCTGCTGGTGAGTTTCATGGTCGACCAGCAGGAGTACGGCCTCTACATCCCCCTGGATCCGTTCTTCGTGGTGGCCCGCATGGTGGATGGTCAGGCTGAACTGGTGGAGGGAGAGGATTTCGATCGGATCCAGCCCCGCATCGAAGCCGAGATCGAGGAGCGTGAATGGCCGGAGTGA
- a CDS encoding CDP-alcohol phosphatidyltransferase family protein, with amino-acid sequence MAFPFRQLADGLTVGRAVSGLPLILALQLGERPIAWWLLLLAGLSDAADGWLARRAGGGSSWGARLDPLTDKVLIAAPLLWLASTGGLPLWAVWLLLARELLISGWRSQASDGAPASRSGKLKTILQFLSLLLLLWPPAWGGHAALVILGWWLFWPSLLLALTSAVGYLRPRSGSHRS; translated from the coding sequence TTGGCCTTCCCCTTCCGACAGCTCGCCGATGGACTCACCGTGGGACGGGCCGTCTCCGGTCTGCCGCTGATCCTGGCGCTGCAGCTCGGAGAGCGTCCGATCGCCTGGTGGTTGCTGCTGCTGGCGGGTCTCAGTGACGCCGCCGATGGCTGGTTGGCCCGTCGGGCCGGTGGGGGCAGCAGCTGGGGGGCCCGTCTGGACCCGTTGACGGACAAGGTGCTGATTGCCGCTCCGCTGCTGTGGCTCGCCTCCACCGGAGGCCTGCCGCTCTGGGCGGTTTGGTTGCTGCTGGCCCGCGAACTGCTGATCTCCGGCTGGCGCTCGCAGGCCTCCGACGGAGCCCCCGCGTCCCGGAGCGGCAAGCTGAAGACGATCCTGCAGTTCCTCAGCCTGCTGCTGCTGCTCTGGCCACCCGCCTGGGGTGGCCATGCGGCGCTGGTGATCCTGGGCTGGTGGCTGTTCTGGCCGTCCCTGCTGTTGGCGTTGACGTCCGCCGTCGGTTATCTCAGGCCCCGATCAGGGTCGCATCGGAGCTGA
- the ruvX gene encoding Holliday junction resolvase RuvX — MVPLVCSVLSLDVGRRRIGLAGCDPLGITVTALPALARSRFDADLAVLRDHCARRSVQGLVVGLPLDSEGSPTPQAEHCHRYGLRLASALNLPLAWVNEQCSTWAAAERHGLHGDRSGRLDSAAAALLLEQWLQEGPELKPVQPGGVMPGINSGDDGSLAHRPTDHA, encoded by the coding sequence ATCGTGCCCCTGGTCTGTTCGGTGCTGAGTCTGGATGTGGGGCGACGGCGCATCGGACTTGCGGGCTGCGATCCGCTGGGCATCACCGTGACGGCGTTGCCGGCCCTCGCCCGATCCCGCTTCGATGCCGACCTCGCCGTGCTGCGGGACCATTGCGCCCGGCGCTCCGTGCAGGGCCTCGTGGTGGGCCTGCCCCTGGATTCCGAGGGGTCGCCGACGCCTCAGGCGGAGCATTGCCATCGCTATGGACTGCGCCTCGCATCGGCCCTCAACCTGCCGCTGGCCTGGGTGAATGAGCAGTGCAGCACCTGGGCCGCTGCCGAACGCCACGGTCTGCACGGCGACCGAAGCGGCCGTCTCGACAGTGCCGCCGCTGCGCTGCTGCTGGAACAGTGGCTCCAGGAGGGGCCGGAGCTCAAACCGGTCCAGCCGGGGGGTGTGATGCCGGGCATCAACAGCGGCGATGATGGATCCTTGGCCCATCGACCGACGGACCATGCGTGA
- a CDS encoding transcriptional repressor, translated as MRLSRQRRMVLDLLWSERSHLSARDIFERLNARGRSIGHTSVYQNLEALQSAGVIECLDRANGRLYGYRSDPHSHLTCLETGSIEDIDVQLPDDLLKQIERRTGFRIESYTLQLNGRRTLEE; from the coding sequence ATGCGACTCAGCCGTCAGAGACGCATGGTCCTTGATCTGCTCTGGTCTGAGCGCAGTCATCTCAGTGCCCGGGACATCTTTGAGCGCTTGAATGCCCGCGGCCGCAGCATCGGTCATACCTCCGTGTATCAAAACCTCGAAGCACTGCAGTCCGCTGGCGTGATCGAGTGCCTGGATCGGGCCAACGGTCGCCTGTACGGCTACCGCAGCGATCCTCACAGCCATCTCACCTGTCTCGAGACAGGATCGATCGAGGACATCGATGTGCAGCTGCCCGATGACCTGCTCAAGCAGATCGAGCGGCGCACCGGCTTCCGCATCGAGTCCTACACGCTTCAGCTGAATGGTCGCCGCACCCTGGAGGAATGA
- a CDS encoding F420-0--gamma-glutamyl ligase, translating into MSVLIAPLALGLGVGWLELRHRLRPASPLQLRALEWHVEPSGAEVRISGLLEISNPHPRMEVFVPELRVDPVLLGKSDPSALEISTRIEADHPDEETREDGYWAAYIVKGRKTTRARVKIRLRAADGRNPLDLVDSLWVDVHWLNYGPFGRLPRRQGVLVPLRRPQPLRAEAAEFLTGDGCRVLPLRTHLLGPLDDPIDVMRTYAADLVQPGDVLTIGETPVAVIQNRYRHPSEVEPGMVARQLCRVFHPTSSLATACGMQTLIDLVGPTRVVVAWIGGLLMKLIGIPGGFYRLAGDQARLIDDITGTTPPYDQTIVLGPDQPERLCREAAAELGVDVAIVDVNDLGRVKVLAGSAGCDEALLQRALKPNPAGNANQRTPLVLVRPGPASA; encoded by the coding sequence GTGTCCGTGCTGATCGCCCCGCTTGCTCTCGGCCTTGGAGTGGGCTGGCTTGAGTTGCGCCATCGTCTGCGTCCGGCATCGCCGCTGCAGTTAAGGGCTCTGGAATGGCATGTCGAGCCCTCTGGTGCCGAGGTGCGCATCAGCGGTCTCCTGGAGATCAGCAACCCCCATCCGCGCATGGAGGTGTTCGTTCCGGAGCTGCGGGTGGACCCGGTGCTGCTGGGCAAGTCGGATCCTTCGGCTCTGGAGATCAGCACCCGCATCGAGGCGGATCATCCGGATGAGGAGACCCGCGAGGACGGCTACTGGGCGGCTTATATCGTCAAAGGGCGCAAGACCACCCGTGCACGGGTGAAGATCCGGCTGCGTGCCGCCGACGGACGCAACCCGCTTGATCTGGTCGACAGCCTCTGGGTGGATGTTCACTGGCTCAATTACGGCCCCTTCGGTCGTCTGCCACGGCGTCAGGGTGTGCTGGTGCCGCTGCGGCGTCCGCAGCCGCTCCGTGCTGAGGCCGCTGAGTTCCTGACGGGTGACGGCTGCCGGGTGTTGCCGTTGCGCACCCATCTGCTCGGTCCCCTCGACGATCCCATCGATGTGATGCGCACCTATGCCGCAGACCTCGTGCAACCCGGTGACGTGCTCACCATCGGAGAGACCCCCGTCGCCGTGATCCAGAACCGCTACCGCCATCCCAGTGAGGTGGAGCCGGGGATGGTGGCGCGTCAGCTCTGCCGTGTCTTCCATCCCACCAGCAGTCTCGCTACCGCCTGCGGCATGCAGACCCTGATCGATCTGGTGGGGCCGACCCGGGTGGTGGTGGCCTGGATCGGTGGGTTGCTGATGAAGCTGATCGGCATTCCCGGCGGGTTCTACCGACTGGCGGGGGATCAGGCCCGCCTGATCGACGACATCACCGGCACCACCCCTCCCTATGACCAGACGATCGTGCTGGGCCCCGATCAGCCGGAACGACTCTGCCGTGAGGCGGCTGCTGAACTCGGTGTCGATGTGGCGATCGTGGATGTCAACGATCTGGGACGGGTCAAGGTGCTCGCCGGCAGTGCCGGATGCGATGAGGCGTTGCTTCAGCGTGCGCTCAAGCCGAATCCCGCCGGCAATGCCAACCAGCGGACGCCCCTGGTGCTGGTCAGGCCAGGTCCAGCGTCGGCCTGA
- a CDS encoding CBS domain-containing protein: MVLQLTVADVMTQPVLSVSPETALQDAVQLISDHHISGLPVVDGEGALVGELSEQDLMVRESGVDAGPYVMLLDSVIYLRNPLNWDKQVHQVLGTTVGDLMRKDTHCCAADLPLPKAASQLHDRSTQRLFVLDEKRAPIGVLTRGDVVRALASHREI, encoded by the coding sequence ATGGTCCTGCAGCTGACGGTGGCGGATGTGATGACCCAGCCCGTGCTCAGCGTCTCTCCGGAGACGGCTCTGCAGGATGCGGTGCAGCTGATCAGCGACCATCACATCAGTGGCCTGCCGGTGGTGGATGGCGAGGGAGCCCTGGTCGGAGAACTCAGCGAGCAGGACCTGATGGTGCGGGAGAGCGGCGTGGACGCCGGCCCCTACGTGATGCTTCTGGACAGCGTCATCTACCTGCGCAACCCACTGAACTGGGACAAGCAGGTGCATCAGGTGCTGGGGACGACCGTGGGAGACCTGATGCGCAAGGACACCCACTGCTGTGCCGCCGACCTGCCGCTGCCGAAGGCGGCGTCCCAGCTGCATGACCGCAGCACCCAGCGGCTGTTCGTGCTGGATGAGAAACGGGCCCCGATCGGGGTGCTCACCCGGGGAGACGTGGTGCGTGCACTCGCCTCCCACCGGGAGATCTGA
- a CDS encoding DUF3764 family protein: MLETIVCTLDISNSFAEFADKFDHDEAPGREAKGIKVLYRGVANNNPSKVVIVVQAETGVIAQHMQDNAARFVENGALMHTAVVTSYKQC; this comes from the coding sequence ATGCTCGAAACCATTGTCTGCACGTTGGACATCAGCAACTCCTTTGCCGAATTTGCCGACAAGTTCGATCACGACGAAGCACCGGGCCGGGAAGCCAAAGGCATCAAAGTGCTTTATCGCGGGGTCGCGAACAACAACCCTTCCAAAGTTGTCATTGTCGTCCAAGCTGAAACGGGTGTGATTGCGCAGCACATGCAAGACAACGCTGCACGCTTTGTTGAGAATGGTGCTCTCATGCACACCGCTGTGGTGACCTCATACAAGCAGTGCTGA
- a CDS encoding septal ring lytic transglycosylase RlpA family protein, protein MRNLLRLPALAAVLITLGVSGCASDQSSSKPAPTAETANATEGRATWYGPGLYGNKTASGEVLKEGTMTAAHSSLPLGTEVKVTRLDTDESVTVVINDRKPYKEGTVIDLAHGAADALDIDDDGTANVSIEVMD, encoded by the coding sequence ATGCGCAACCTCCTGCGTCTGCCAGCTCTCGCTGCGGTTCTGATCACGCTCGGCGTCAGCGGTTGCGCCAGTGATCAATCCTCATCCAAGCCCGCCCCAACGGCTGAAACCGCCAATGCGACGGAGGGGAGAGCCACTTGGTATGGACCGGGGCTTTACGGAAATAAAACCGCCAGTGGTGAGGTGCTCAAAGAGGGCACGATGACGGCGGCTCACAGCAGCTTGCCGCTGGGGACTGAGGTGAAGGTCACCAGGCTCGACACCGATGAGAGTGTCACGGTGGTGATCAACGACCGCAAGCCGTACAAAGAGGGCACGGTGATCGACCTGGCCCATGGGGCCGCCGATGCCCTCGACATCGACGATGACGGCACGGCCAACGTCAGCATCGAGGTGATGGACTGA
- a CDS encoding NAD-dependent epimerase/dehydratase family protein, producing the protein MKILVMGGTRFVGKPLVARLQAQGHALTLFTRGKNPVPDGVTHLRGDRSTEEGLKALQGMRFDVIVDSSGRKLEDSRRVLTITGAPEHRFVYVSSAGVYAGSDQWPLDEDCPTDPQSRHAGKADTEAWLRSEGIPFTSFRPTYIYGPGNYNPIERWFFDRIVNNRPVPLPGDGSTITQLGHVEDLAEAMARCIDVEAAANRIYNCSGKLGITFLGLIRSAARACGRDPDTVELRSFDPSGLDPKARKAFPLRLNHFLTDISRVERELAWQPSFDLAAGLADSYANDYALSPTAAPDFSSDATLIGA; encoded by the coding sequence GTGAAGATCCTGGTGATGGGGGGAACCCGTTTCGTCGGCAAGCCGCTCGTGGCCAGGCTGCAGGCCCAGGGCCATGCGCTGACCCTGTTCACCCGCGGCAAGAATCCGGTTCCCGACGGTGTCACCCACCTGCGCGGGGACCGCAGCACGGAGGAGGGGCTCAAGGCCCTGCAGGGGATGCGCTTTGACGTGATCGTCGACAGCTCCGGCCGCAAGCTCGAGGACAGCCGCCGGGTGCTGACCATCACGGGCGCCCCCGAGCACCGCTTCGTCTACGTGAGCTCTGCCGGCGTCTATGCCGGCTCAGACCAGTGGCCCCTGGATGAGGACTGCCCCACCGATCCGCAGAGCCGCCATGCCGGCAAGGCGGACACCGAGGCCTGGCTGCGTTCGGAAGGCATCCCCTTCACCAGCTTCCGCCCGACCTACATCTACGGCCCCGGCAACTACAACCCGATCGAACGCTGGTTCTTCGATCGGATCGTCAACAACCGACCAGTGCCCCTGCCCGGCGACGGCAGCACCATCACCCAGCTCGGTCATGTGGAGGACCTGGCCGAGGCGATGGCCCGCTGCATCGACGTGGAGGCTGCCGCCAATCGCATCTACAACTGCTCGGGCAAGCTGGGGATCACCTTCCTGGGCCTGATCCGCTCGGCGGCACGGGCCTGCGGCAGGGATCCCGACACCGTGGAGCTGCGCAGCTTCGATCCCTCCGGTCTTGATCCGAAGGCCCGCAAGGCCTTCCCGCTGCGACTGAACCACTTCCTCACCGACATCAGCCGGGTGGAACGGGAGCTGGCCTGGCAGCCGAGCTTCGATCTGGCGGCGGGCCTGGCGGACAGCTACGCCAACGACTACGCCCTCTCACCCACCGCGGCGCCGGACTTCAGCTCCGATGCGACCCTGATCGGGGCCTGA